From a region of the Thermomonas sp. HDW16 genome:
- a CDS encoding metalloregulator ArsR/SmtB family transcription factor, producing MDLEGWSSRLKVFADATRVRLLALLEGEELTVAELSAITQLAQPRVSTHLAKLKEAGIVRDRRAGVSAYYRFDDAALDPAQRALWQSISAGSDDPLLRQDAERVPAVLAMRAADQNWADSVAGDMERHYSPGRTWEALARTALPLLEPGDVLDIASGDGVLAELLAPHSNRYVCIDSSQRVVAAAAERLRRFTNVEVREGDMHALPFKDGSFDLVVLMHALTYADKPAQAVAEAARVLRKGGRLLLSSLAKHEHRNAVEAYGHQNLGFTEKELRKFADKAGLSIASSETVTREKRPPHFEVISLIGVKP from the coding sequence ATGGATCTGGAAGGCTGGTCGTCACGACTGAAGGTGTTCGCGGACGCGACCCGCGTACGCCTGCTCGCCCTGCTCGAGGGCGAGGAACTGACCGTGGCCGAATTGTCCGCGATCACCCAGCTCGCGCAACCGCGCGTGTCCACGCATCTGGCCAAGTTGAAGGAGGCCGGCATCGTCCGCGACCGTCGCGCCGGGGTGTCCGCCTACTACCGCTTCGATGATGCCGCACTGGATCCGGCGCAACGTGCCCTGTGGCAGTCGATCAGCGCCGGCAGCGATGACCCATTGCTGCGCCAGGATGCCGAACGCGTGCCCGCCGTGCTGGCGATGCGCGCCGCCGACCAGAACTGGGCGGACAGCGTGGCCGGCGACATGGAGCGCCATTACTCGCCGGGCCGCACCTGGGAAGCGCTGGCACGCACCGCCCTGCCGCTGCTGGAGCCGGGCGATGTGCTCGATATCGCCTCCGGCGATGGCGTGCTGGCCGAACTTCTCGCCCCGCATTCCAATCGCTACGTCTGCATCGATTCCAGCCAGCGCGTGGTCGCCGCCGCCGCCGAACGCCTGCGCCGCTTCACCAATGTCGAAGTCCGCGAAGGCGACATGCACGCGCTGCCGTTCAAGGACGGCAGCTTCGACCTGGTGGTGCTGATGCACGCGCTGACCTATGCCGACAAACCCGCGCAGGCCGTGGCCGAAGCCGCGCGCGTGCTGCGCAAGGGCGGTCGCCTGTTGCTGTCCAGCCTGGCCAAGCACGAGCACCGCAATGCGGTGGAAGCCTACGGACACCAGAACCTCGGCTTCACCGAAAAGGAACTGCGCAAGTTCGCCGACAAGGCCGGGCTGAGCATCGCCAGCAGCGAAACCGTGACCCGCGAGAAACGCCCGCCGCATTTCGAGGTGATCTCGCTGATCGGGGTCAAGCCGTGA
- a CDS encoding homocysteine S-methyltransferase family protein has product MSLPWKHPQRVAALEAALAQRILIIDGAMGTMIQRHELQEADYRGERFAEGYDALFATDGHAHGPGCGCESHDQRGNNDLLSLTRPEIIRDIHRQYLEAGADLLETNTFNSTSISLADYRLQHLVRELNREGAALARAECDAIELRDPSKPRFVIGVLGPTSRTASLSPDVNRPGFRAISFDELAEAYREAARGLIEGGADILMVETVFDTLNAKAALFAIDDVFEEIGARLPVMISGTITDASGRTLSGQTAEAFWYSLRHAQPMAIGLNCALGAKDLRQHIDVLAQVADTNVSCHPNAGLPNAFGGYDETPEDMAGVLREFADSGLLNLVGGCCGTSPEHIAAIAHAVAGIAPRPIPKLADAA; this is encoded by the coding sequence GTGAGCCTGCCGTGGAAACATCCGCAACGTGTCGCAGCGCTGGAAGCCGCGCTGGCACAACGCATCCTGATCATCGACGGTGCGATGGGCACCATGATCCAGCGCCACGAACTGCAGGAAGCCGACTATCGCGGCGAACGCTTTGCCGAAGGCTACGACGCCCTGTTCGCCACCGACGGCCATGCGCATGGCCCCGGCTGCGGTTGCGAGAGCCACGACCAGCGTGGCAACAACGATCTGCTCAGCCTGACCCGCCCCGAGATTATCCGAGACATCCATCGTCAGTATCTGGAAGCGGGCGCGGACTTGCTCGAAACCAATACCTTCAATTCCACCAGCATCTCGCTGGCCGATTACCGCCTGCAGCACCTGGTGCGCGAACTCAATCGCGAAGGTGCGGCGCTGGCGCGTGCCGAATGCGATGCCATCGAGTTGCGCGATCCGTCGAAGCCGCGTTTCGTGATCGGCGTACTCGGCCCGACCTCGCGCACCGCATCGCTCAGCCCCGACGTGAATCGTCCCGGCTTCCGCGCGATCAGCTTCGACGAGTTGGCCGAGGCCTACCGCGAAGCCGCACGTGGCCTGATCGAAGGCGGCGCCGATATCCTGATGGTCGAAACCGTATTCGACACGCTCAACGCCAAGGCCGCGCTGTTCGCCATCGACGATGTGTTCGAGGAGATCGGTGCGCGCCTGCCGGTGATGATCTCCGGCACGATCACCGATGCCTCCGGCCGTACCTTGTCTGGCCAGACCGCCGAAGCCTTCTGGTATTCGCTGCGCCATGCGCAACCAATGGCGATCGGCCTGAACTGCGCGCTGGGTGCGAAAGACCTGCGCCAGCATATCGACGTACTCGCCCAGGTTGCGGATACCAACGTCAGCTGCCACCCGAACGCCGGCCTGCCGAATGCCTTCGGTGGCTACGACGAAACCCCGGAAGACATGGCTGGCGTGCTGCGTGAATTCGCCGATAGCGGCCTGCTTAACCTGGTGGGTGGCTGCTGCGGCACCTCGCCCGAACACATCGCGGCCATTGCGCACGCCGTGGCCGGCATCGCGCCGCGCCCGATTCCGAAGTTGGCCGACGCCGCATGA